The nucleotide window TTCCTTTGTTTTTCGAGTTGCGGGATTTTATTAGCACGTGCACTAGCGGCTGCCAGGCTTTGATGTTTTCATTCGCGTTTTTAAAACACAGTTTGTGTCTATATTCTTTTCACGTCACCTATTCGGAAAGGGGCCTTTTCTTCCCTGCttggagggatcaaagtggcacttttctgatCTTTTTACGCTTTGTCAACTAATCTACAAGAATTGATAACATCATCGTCAATATTATCCACATTATATAAAGTATCCtataactcggacttttaatccaactttactcggttatttattatgtgatactataaacaaaaaaagaagaaaacacaatcttaacttaaatagtaatttcatagctttcgaatttcgatattgtagggtaacgtttttaaaataaataaaaatcgtcaaaattcgatcaaaattgacacttggcgcgcatgatttttcccgttctttcttgcgaaatgtgacagagacagcggcaaaccgatggaacggccttaataaattcataaaatataagatacaaTTTCTAAAATGagtttaggtaagtatttaaacTGTTACGGTTATTATCGTGGAAAACTATTATACTTTTGATTTATAGCTGTATTATTGTTAACATTATATCTGTAAAATCGTATTTGTGCTGAAATAATGAATTATGTTTAAACAGCTCGTTCAAAGGTGACGATATGCTGGTAAACGTTTTAGGCTTGGAACACACAGTTTTCTGAGGCAGAGGCTTAACGTTCATtgtcaattatttattattatttagagcccactgtgtcacactgctgggcaaaggtctccccctctttttccactcatCTCTGTTTAGTGACAACTGGCCAgcctctcaaaaaggagtccaagttatcccgccatagccgacgaggtctgccggatccccgttTAGACTAGTGGGCaatccgtggttaacttggccaataagtccggcattcggcagacatgaccagcccagtcccatttccacttagccgctttccgagctacgtctagcatttgagtcttagagcgcagcgtggtgtttcggactcgatcccatacacctaatatgctgcgctccatagctcaTTGTCAGACATAGtaaattgtgtcacaagggagcattTACGGCGTTGACGTTCACTGAATCATGAACGaagagaatagaatagaatataatagaaatactttatttggtgtcaaatataaaacttaacctattacatcttattctaatatattctaacaccaaaatggatgccactcagcatatgccgatgactaagatatttagccatggcgctggttttcagggcaaTCAGGGaaaacacaattaaattaaattaaacaaaactaaGCTAACATGTGGGAGAAAGTGCGTTTGTGCTTTGAACAATTAGAGAGTAGGTGAACTACTGGTAATTGTTTGTAAACTTAAAACTTGAAACAaacttataataacaaaaaaaaaataacattaccgTTACGTCAGCTTCATGTGTTGGAAGTTGGaagtcatcagatcagctccatgttagcattttattgcattgtcatcggtTTTACAGAAGtaagtactccaaattttaactgaattgaaatcccacgtagggttccTTCTCAGGAATGATCTAACGTTatgattttcaaacaaaagatttctaataatcgacaacaaaaataaacatactgtattaatcattggcagtgtttaacacacggggacaacgccgtcctcgaaacgtcggaggtgggtttaatacttattttacgcgattaagtcccgtcgttgtaaataataattaatacagtttgttcgaaaatgttcgtcaatgatgacatttgtcaaaagtcagaattttATTagtagtgtcataaataaaaaaagaatcaaAAGGTCCAAGAAGGTTTCTTACTATTTATCACACTTacacatacaggctgcgccAAAGTAAacaatcgtaatttgttaatatcttcgtaaccgctagaccggttgttatgatactttgtatactggttcttaATACCCTAATGCATTATGCACATTTAGGCTTTGTCCAATGCCTAGGGACACACCTTATAATTCATATAAAAGTGCGGAATTATCTAGCCTTGGATATCACGTATATGTTCTATTTCTTTCTTCAAGGTGACTCTCTGGAATGCAGCTCTACATTAAATCCccagtctttttagggttccgtacccaaagggtaaaaacgggaccctattatactaagcctccgctgtccgtctgtccgtctgtccgtttgtccgtttgtccgtttgtccgtctgtccatctgtccgtctgtctgtctgtcaccaggctgtatcccatgaaccgtgatagctagacagttcaaattttcacagatgatgtatttctgttgccgctataacaccaaatacaaaaaagtacggaaccctcggtgcgcgagtccgactcgcacttggccggatttatTTAAGATTTTCGACGTGTGTACTACGCCTTATTACACTATATTTAAATGTAGTATCAGCTTGAAATGCGTCAGTTTTGTTCGAGTTCTGGCGAATTATAGTCGTAAAAATGATCAGGTTGTGCTTTTTAATTTTGGTTTCTACGGTAGCATATGTATATTCTGCTGTCGCGATATATCCATACGAGCCTAAACCAGCGGCGTTTGGTGAGTAAAATTGGCACATCATAATAAAgtagtttattttgttctacCTGCAGCGGAGAACATCCGGGAGgagaaagcatttttgcccaagctaaaacggagaccttcgctaacgcttgaTCAACAatctgaaacggagaccttcgctaagggtctccctacatatgtcgacgcggaatcggtaaaagccgatagaaaaaacctttatgtccTACGCAATAAGAGGGAAAGAGACGTCGGCGTGTCGGCAGGCGTCagtcggccgatgcgagccgagaCGAATGACGaatttttcgctcttattgcgccgacataaaggttttttctatcggattttgccgattccgcgtcgacatatcGTCGCTTTACTTACTCAACCTcttatctgcaacaatcatttgatggaaatgtcgcttttctttcattcggaatacgggtgtttttgtcatcgaatgagtgttgcagatacgaggttgagtaagtatagcggcgatatgtagGAAGACCCTCGCTCTGTCAACTAATCTACATgaatattatgatcgtcaatatCATTTACATTATTGACTGAGCTTTAGCGAAGATCTCTGTTTCAGTTTAggtaaaaatgctttcgtactATGCCCGGATGTTTTCCTCTGCAGAGCGCATTTCTCAACttcatgttttggtttattataTTGGTgtgttattattaaatttagttttttttcttttttacagcGAATCAGGAGGGATGTTACCTTCAAAGTTTAAATATGGTGTTGCCATATAACAAGCCGTATTATCCAAAAGGTGATAAAACGTGTCTGGAATATTTATGTCACACCAATAATGAAACGCAATTATTTTCGTAAGTATTCAATTTATTATTTCGgattatcatttttatttacttcaccttaatgaatttttattttaatattacggACAAGTGTGGCAACATTTAgcaaataaatgtgacgtttttcaattaaaaggtaaCATTGTCGCTAATCATACGGACgaaaatttgcttgtatctttatacgaaaaacctgtccgAGCGTCCtgatggcaagcgacaatgtggtaccttttgcttgaaaacgacacaaatactGAGATCTTTAAGAAACCCAACTACTTAAATGTTTGTGACTGATACAGAGccataccgggattcgaacctcgGCAGCACTTCGTAGTCCTAGACACTACCtaactaaacttataaaaccTAATTTACAGATGTGGCACGATAGGCCTTCCGGTTAACTGTCACCTAGAGTATGACTACTCTCTTGACTACCCTAAATGTTGCGGAACAACTGTGTGTCCGTAACCCAACTACGACTACGGAATAACCGACTACTCAACCTTAAACCGAAATTACCAACTACAGGAACATCTACCGCAGAGACATGTGTAACTTTACTGTCACTGCTGAACCACCCTAAATCATCAGCTAATCACCAACTAATCACCAACTACAGAAACATCTACCGAAGAGACATGTGTAACTTTACTGTCACTGCTGAACCACCCTAAATCATCAGCTAATCACCAACTAATCACCAACTACAGAAACATCTACCGAAGATACATGTGTAACTTTACTGTCACTGCTGAACCACCCTAAATCACCAGCTAATCACCAACTAATAACCAACTACAGAAACATCTACTGAAAAGACATGTGTAACTTTACTGTCACTGCTGAACCACCCTCAAAAGGTCCTACACCGCCAAAGTCACCTAAAAACCCAGAGGCACCTCAGAAACCGAAGGCACCCGAAAGCCCAAAGGCACCTCAGACACCGAAGGCACCCGGAAGCCCAGACTCCGGAAAATCAAAAATTACCAATAAAACTAGGACCAATCCAGTGGCAGAGCCATCTTAACAGAAGACATTTAAATTGCCTGTAGAAAACCCCGAATCATTAAACTATATTCTAATTATTTGCTTGTAACTGTTGTGTTGTAAACcgatatattaaatcatttcatttcatgtatttttttatactactacttcactggctccgtgacccaaaaaggacctcggcctctgacacaagagagtgccactctgccctattctgcgccacttcacgccagttggATATTCCGAGGACGGACAGGTCTtgtagggcttcgtcactctagcggtatctgggacgcccagacgaactttttttttattttttatttttttatttaggtaaacaaacagccactacaagtaatacatattatactaattactacaatgtctacaataTGTGTGGCCCACACCGCTTACCACTAATTAACATGAATAATGTTCATTCAGAGTCAAACTAATCACCGTCAAGTCTTAAGGACTACCGGTGTCGACAACAACATAGAATGGTTGATTATGCATAAATATGTTGGGTAGGTACTTGGATACTTGGATGGACTTTTCCACCCAAGtacgctcttctcacagcaCGATTCTCTCCCATTCTCTCtaggatttttttatatctttaatttatttttcatcttTCCTGTCCTGTTCCATCCAACAACTGTTGTGAAATAGCTGTATACTTCTGTCGATACCatatcgctgccccaatattacagggttctatgttacattttcaagataattGAAATTCGACtaaatgtcactatgataaagttcaaatttcagttcgataaaagtgaaacatagattcctgtaatattggggcagcgatatCTGTGGTCGATACCTATGCCATTTACTTTTGACCAGGATACGGTTATAACTTTAGTAGTACCTGTACGTATGTATGTCTGATTCATAACTTTAATTTAACCTAACATAATCCAAATCAGTTTGAAAATCATTTTCTGGTCAATTAGGCCAAGCAAttagaaggtatagagggaaatgctagaaacacaatttttaacttcgtagctttgtttggactagttaggagatgaacatatcaaaagtccccggccgtaaccttggtgctgggggggagaggggggtttgaaggttcaatttttcggtttttcgattatatctcggaaactatgcgtctgagcgacttggccacttttacaaaatgaaaagcgatttaatttgttacaagttttattcagtcaagtttttcgatatcttgtatagtttttgagatatccgctcttgaaggtttatttaggctctcatttttatcttgattatctacatcagtaaagctgctaggccgggtttggtaacgttttcgtataaatagggggtgacgtgagtgacccgttattaatatatttaatatgtctgtgtctcacggaagttttgtgaataaaacttgtaacaaattaaatctcttttcattttgtatgtgGCGAAGTCGCTctgacgcatagtttccgagacataatcgaaaaaccgaaaaatggaaccttcaaaccccccctctcccccccagcaccagggttatagccggggacttttgatatgttcacctcctaactagtccaaacaaagctacgaagtcaaaaattgtgttccaagcatttccttctatacctttttttgggcatttatttcctggcttAAATTCAAAGTTAATTCAGTTGTTGTACGAGTATCGTATATCGTATAGACTTACAGCAGACAGGACAGCTCTTGGAAAAGGCTActatttatcaaataaatactgATGTTCGATTTTAACGTTTAATACGTAAATACGTATTTAGATTGATgggtaaactatttatatttagtgTATTTTAGGTTTATGCCTCAGTTGTTCCTGAAGCTTTAGTGGTTGCAGAATCGTCGCAGGTTGCCGCAGTTGACGGCTGCGTAGTTGTTGTAACGCATACAGCCTTACTGCAGCAGTCAGGGTAATGCTTAGAGCGATCTTCAACTATGCGACAACCAGGCAATACTGCTATGACGCCACATCtgcgatataaataaataatatgttactaCAATTAGCCCAatcaaattatgtaagtagATCCACaaaagcgttttgaggaatGAATTTCCAGCAAGCTGgtaatcgttttaataccttcatttggtcctaaatgcgtataATCCGAGTGCTTCATCCCAGGAGGTGTAAATAAATTTTGGGAGCCTTGGGAGATACATTTACCTTGGATTGACAAAATCACACGATTtagaaggaacccaccatcaattacaATGTCACTACAAGCAAGGTTATTGTGGGTCAGAcactgatgaaaaaaaaaaaacaagattatacctaaaaaaaaagaaatccaAACTGGCGGCCATTTTTTACAATCGTTGACTACGAATAAAGGTACTTTTCGGATCCTCAGATGTCAATTTTTATCAGGATTAGAGCAAATTTTCCGTCAGATGTACCGTTTTCGATCTACAAGCCAAAAATCGTAAAAGAGCAAAATTGTATGTACACCtcctgggatggagcaaactcggattacaaaTTTACAAGCATTAAGGCCCAAAATCGCGACGGCTtaccggagcgatttatagatgTAGGTAGGTtgtgattattattaatatgcATGTGGGTAAGAGCCAGAAATATATGAGTCAGTCTTGATCCGAGCACGTAGTTTTATTGACGCATCCCTATACTTTAACATGGCGCAGCCGATTTAAAAGAACCGTTAAGTCTAGTTTGAGTGCGTGTTCAGTGAGATTATaggaataaagaataaaaattcaaacaaGTCTGTTTGTTTGCAATGGAATCTAtcttgccgccgccgccgcctttTATTTTCGATAATCACCTTGAGAATGTGACCTCTGGCAATTTGTCTGTAGAATGGACTAAGTGGAAGGAagcatttaatatttacttcgCCGCGTGTGAGTTATCGAAGAAGGAAGAAAAGGTGCAAATTAATATTTTGCTACATATTATTGGAGAACGGGCTCGTGAAGTGCACCAGCAGTTTAAATCGGAATGCACGACTTTGAAGAGTTTGATTGCGCGGTTTGATAAGTTTTTTTTGCCAAAGAAAAATTTAACTATAGAACGGCACAGGTTTTTTACACGTTCTCAGCATGATAGTGAGTCTATCGAGCAGTATGCTTTTGAGCTCAGGAAGCTGGCTGCCACTTGTGAGTTTAGCGGGCTAATGGAGGATTTGATAAAAGATAGGCTGATTTGTGGCATAAAGGAGGACGCACTACGGGAACGATTGTTACGTGAGCCGGATCTGACGTTGGGTAAATGTTTGGACATTTGTAATTTGGCCCAGATGTCTAAGATGCAAGCGGGGGCTATAAAGCAAGAGGCTGTGGAACATAAGGCATATGTTGTAGAAAATAATCCCAAGCATAATACGGAGTACAATTGGAATAGTGAAGGTGGTCAACAAAATCAAATTTGGGGGGTAAGTCACCGAGGAGCGCCGGTGCATCGTGGAGCGGCGAGGGGTCGAGGGCGTGCTGGCCGTTACCAGATCCCCGCCCGCTTTCACGCGACCCCGCGCCTGAGTCCAGCGCGGCGAGATCAGCTGTTTAACCGACAAGTGCCTTATGTCAATAATAATGCTAACAACAACAGTAGTGCTAATTTGTCGTGTTCGCGGTGTGGTTTGCCCCATGGCAGTTTAAGGTGTCCTGCCATCGGCAGAAGGTGTTTAAAGTGTAACAGCTATGACCATTTTTCGCGGATGTGCAATGTACACGAGGTTCGAGCTGAGGAAAACAATGATCAGGTAAAAAGCTGCTGTACTAGTTCTAGTGTTTGGTGGATTGATTTGTTGTTTGAAAAGGGaaagattaaatttaaattggacACTGGGGCTGATGTAAATATAATACCACTTCGTTGTTTGAGTCAAATTTGTATGAACAAGAGCGATTTAACCTCGACGGGTGATACATTGAGCGCGTACTCGGGCTATGCTCTCGAGGTGGTAGGGaaatgtagtttaaaaataaaatacaaggaaCGTATGTATATCTTAGACTTTATTGTTGTGGACACTACATCACAGCCGATATTAGGTAGGGATTCATGCGCGGAGCTAGGTGTTGTCAAATTGGTTTTAGATATTGAAAGTAATACCGGTAGTGATATAGAACGGTATGTGTATAGGGAGTATTCGGATGTATTTGAAGGAGTTGGGTGTATGCCGGGAGTgtataaaattgaattgaacaAAAATGTAAGGCCAGTGGTACACGCACCGCGAAAATTGCCGGTAGCTTTGAAAGAtagtgttaaaaataaattggacGAGATGGTTAATGATGGGATTATTGCGAAAGTTGAGGGACCTACGGATTGGGTCAGTAGTTTGACCGTTGTAAGGAAGGCTAACGGTGACATAAGGCTATGTTTGGATCCAAGGGACTTGAATCAGGCCATTAGGCGTGAGCATTTTAAATTGCCAACGTTGGATGAAATGTCTGTCAATCTAGGAGGTTCCAAATTTTTTAGCACCCTTGATGCGAAGCAAGGATTTTGGCAGCTTCGTCTACACCAAGATAGTACCGATTTAGTTACCTTTAATACGAGTTTTGGAAGGTACAAATTTTTGCGTTTGCCATTTGGAATAACTTCGGCGTCAGAagtattccacaaaaaaatgtaCGAGCAGTTTGATGACATGGAAGGTGTTTGTTTATTCATTGATGACCTACTCGTCTACGGTCGCACGAAAGAGGAGCACGATGCTAGGTTAAAAAGAGTATTAGATCGGTGTCGTgagattaatttaaaattaaataaaaacaagtgtAAGTTTGGcctgtctgaaataaaatacttagGACATAAGATTACCCCGGATGGCATATATCCCGACGACTCGTACACGTCGGCAATAAAAAATATGCCTTGCCCAAAGAACACGAAGGACCTAGAACGATTTCTAGGTATgataaattatgtaggtaattttat belongs to Cydia strobilella chromosome 15, ilCydStro3.1, whole genome shotgun sequence and includes:
- the LOC134747706 gene encoding uncharacterized protein LOC134747706, giving the protein MESILPPPPPFIFDNHLENVTSGNLSVEWTKWKEAFNIYFAACELSKKEEKVQINILLHIIGERAREVHQQFKSECTTLKSLIARFDKFFLPKKNLTIERHRFFTRSQHDSESIEQYAFELRKLAATCEFSGLMEDLIKDRLICGIKEDALRERLLREPDLTLGKCLDICNLAQMSKMQAGAIKQEAVEHKAYVVENNPKHNTEYNWNSEGGQQNQIWGVSHRGAPVHRGAARGRGRAGRYQIPARFHATPRLSPARRDQLFNRQVPYVNNNANNNSSANLSCSRCGLPHGSLRCPAIGRRCLKCNSYDHFSRMCNVHEVRAEENNDQGGDSS